One window of the Trifolium pratense cultivar HEN17-A07 linkage group LG2, ARS_RC_1.1, whole genome shotgun sequence genome contains the following:
- the LOC123910634 gene encoding high affinity sulfate transporter 2-like yields MSQVFSDGAVARAIDTEEINSNPTSRRHGADVLPHIHKVASPPRQTLFQDFKHNFNETFFSDDPFAKFKDQKGSRKFVLGLQSVFPIFDWARGYNLKSFKGDLISGLTIASLCIPQDIAYAKLAHLEPQYGLYTSFVAPLVYAFMGSSRDIAIGPVAVVSLLLGTLLSDEIKDTKSPEYLRLAFTATFFAGVTQMALGLLRLGFLIDFLSHAAIVGFMGGAAITIALQQLKGLLGIKNFTTKTDIISVMRSVFSVAHHGWNWETILIGLSFLAFLLTTKYIAKKKKNLFWVAAISPMICVIVSTFCVYITRADKKGVAIVRHIKKGVNPASASEIYFSGNYFTAGIRIGLISGMVALTEAVAIARTFAAMKDYSIDGNREMVALGTMNVIGSMTSCYVATGSFSRSAVNYMAGCKTAVSNIVMSFVLLLTLLVITPLFKYTPNAVLASIIIAAVLNLIDIKAAILLWKIDKFDFLACMGAFFGVIFKSVEIGLLIAVAISFTKILLQVTRPKTAVLGKLPGTTVYRNVLQYPKAAQIPGMLIVRVDSAIYFSNSNYIKDRILKWLNDEEILRTSSEYPSIQYLIVEMSPVTDIDTSGIHAFEDLLKSLKKKDVQLLVANPGPIVIEKFHASKLTGLIGEDKIFLTVGDAVSTFVPKATN; encoded by the exons ATGAGTCAGGTTTTTAGTGATGGAGCTGTGGCAAGAGCCATAGATACAGAGGAAATAAATAGCAATCCAACTTCACGTAGACATGGTGCTGATGTTCTTCCACATATTCACAAAGTTGCAAGTCCTCCTAGGCAGACACTTTTCCAAGATTTCAAACATAATTTCAATGAAACTTTCTTCTCTGATGACCCTTTTGCCAAGTTTAAGGACCAAAAGGGATCAAGAAAGTTTGTTCTTGGATTACAATCTGTTTTTCCAATTTTTGATTGGGCAAGAGGTTATAACCTTAAAAGTTTTAAGGGTGATTTGATTTCTGGACTCACCATTGCTAGTCTTTGCATTCCTCAG GATATTGCATATGCAAAGCTTGCACATTTGGAGCCTCAATATGGACTTT ATACTAGTTTTGTTGCACCTCTTGTGTATGCTTTCATGGGAAGTTCAAGGGATATTGCCATAGGACCAGTAGCTGTTGTGTCCCTCTTGCTTGGCACCTTGCTTTCAGATGAGATCAAAGACACCAAAAGTCCTGAATACCTTCGTCTCGCATTTACTGCAACTTTCTTTGCAGGAGTTACTCAAATGGCACTTGGACTTTTAAG GCTTGGTTTCTTGATTGATTTCCTATCTCATGCTGCAATTGTTGGATTCATGGGTGGAGCTGCCATTACTATTGCACTCCAACAACTTAAAGGTCTTCTTGGCATAAAGAACTTCACTACCAAAACTGATATTATTTCTGTCATGAGATCCGTTTTTAGTGTCGCACACCATGGG TGGAATTGGGAGACAATATTAATTGGACTATCATTCTTGGCTTTCCTTCTTACAACCAAATATATC GCTAAGAAGAAAAAGAACCTGTTTTGGGTGGCTGCAATATCTCCTATGATATGTGTTATAGTGTCTACTTTTTGTGTCTACATTACAAGGGCAGACAAGAAAGGAGTAGCAATT GTGAGACATATTAAAAAGGGTGTGAATCCAGCATCTGCTAGTGAAATATATTTCAGTGGAAATTATTTTACTGCTGGTATTAGGATTGGTTTGATTTCTGGTATGGTAGCACTCACG GAAGCTGTGGCCATTGCAAGAACATTTGCTGCTATGAAAGACTACTCAATTGATGGTAACAGAGAAATGGTGGCACTAGGAACAATGAATGTTATTGGTTCCATGACATCTTGTTATGTTGCTACAG GATCATTTTCTCGCTCGGCTGTGAACTATATGGCTGGTTGTAAAACTGCTGTATCAAACATAGTTATGTCCTTTGTGTTATTGTTAACACTGTTAGTGATTACACCACTATTCAAGTACACTCCAAATGCAGTGCTTGCCTCGATTATCATAGCTGCTGTGTTGAACCTGATTGACATTAAAGCTGCTATTCTTCTTTGGAAGATTGACAAATTTGATTTCCTAGCTTGCATGGGAGCCTTCTTTGGTGTCATCTTCAAAAGTGTTGAGATTGGCCTTCTAATCGCG GTAGCAATATCTTTTACCAAAATCCTTCTACAAGTGACCAGGCCTAAGACCGCAGTACTTGGGAAGCTTCCCGGTACAACGGTTTATAGGAACGTCCTGCAATATCCCAAAGCAGCACAAATTCCTGGCATGCTGATTGTCAGGGTTGATTCTGCAATCTACTTTTCAAATTCCAACTACATCAAGGACAG AATATTGAAGTGGCTGAATGATGAAGAGATTCTAAGAACATCAAGTGAATATCCAAGTATACAATATCTCATCGTTGAAATGTCAC CTGTTACTGATATTGACACTAGTGGCATCCATGCTTTTGAAGATTTACTTAAGAGCCTCAAGAAAAAGGATGTTCAG CTTCTCGTGGCGAATCCGGGACCAATCGTAATTGAGAAGTTCCATGCATCAAAGTTAACAGGCTTAATCGGAGAAGATAAAATATTTCTAACAGTAGGTGATGCTGTTTCAACTTTTGTTCCAAAGGCTACAAATTAA